A single window of Ferrimonas balearica DSM 9799 DNA harbors:
- a CDS encoding metalloregulator ArsR/SmtB family transcription factor gives MHPVAAFKSLADETRLSIMLLIQQQGELCVCELSTALDQSQPKISRHLARLRSDGLLTDNRQGQWVFYALAELPQWMTDTLTGIAETSPQLLSPLCARLAEMGDRPQRRESLCS, from the coding sequence ATCCACCCCGTTGCCGCCTTTAAAAGCCTGGCTGATGAAACCCGGCTCAGCATCATGCTGCTGATCCAGCAGCAGGGTGAACTTTGTGTGTGCGAACTGTCGACTGCACTGGACCAGAGCCAGCCGAAAATCTCGCGTCACCTGGCCCGATTGCGCAGCGACGGGCTGCTGACCGATAACCGGCAGGGCCAATGGGTGTTCTATGCGCTGGCAGAACTGCCACAATGGATGACCGACACCCTAACCGGCATCGCCGAAACCAGTCCTCAATTGCTGAGTCCCCTCTGCGCCCGACTGGCTGAAATGGGTGACCGGCCCCAGCGGCGCGAGTCGCTGTGCAGCTGA